The nucleotide sequence TTAGCAGGTACCTCTATGTTACTACTCCGTATTAAACAGAGATATTTTTTAACACTTTGGTAAATGAAATAAAGAAAACAATTAAACATTTGTATGGAACTTGTCTTTTCATAATATGTCTTCTTTTGCATCAAGGATTATAGTCATATTGGCATGCACCATGGCCTGTgacaataataaatataaaaaaaccaATCAAAAGATCAAATCTTAAATTAGTAGTTATTTAAACAGCATGTTATGATTAAATATGCATGGCTTTTTTCAtactttatatttttaatatttatatgtatttctatATTTATATAAGGTTAAAAAGACAGCCAAAAGGATGGAGGAATGGTAACTAAAATATGGAATACGAATAGGAATAAACTATAAAGTAAAGTAGATAAATAATAGGTTACTAGAATAACATGGGTAACCTCTTTAGACTTGTATAAACTTTCACAAGAAAAAAGATTAAATTAAACTAAGTGTAGgatctatgataataataataattattattattattatactttttCCGGTGTTACCTTTTCTGTAACCACATGGGCTTAGACTGTCTAGATCATAATGTTAGCTAAGGTTGTAAACTTAGCGCTTAAGTTAGTTTAAAACTTTTACGCCTACGAATTACGAAAGATGTGCTTACTTGGATCTTTTTCGGTGGTCATGGCAGCACTATGAAAGTAGCAAGAGGCACCGATATGCTTAAACTTTTGGTAGTAACTATTAAAAGCGAACGAAGCATGATCTTTTAGTGTGTTTGGTATATAACAAGATTGATTTTCTTGAATCTTGCTACAATCTGCACCTCCTTCACCACATGTGTAATCCATTGCAGCTTGTAACTCTGCATCTGTTGCCTGCGAATCCGCAATGCACCATTGCTCGAATTCCCCTTCTACGAAGTTACCAAAATTCAACCCCAGGTAATTAAAAATTACAGTTGGTAATAAAACACTTAAActaatgaccaagtatgcatcttgCTTTTGGGGGGTCTGTGTTGATGCAGGATCAGTGGGCCCACCAATATATAATAATGTATGTCAATTAAATATGGATAGGGGGCTGCTATGATCTTGCAGGATCAATGGGTCCATTATATATATTGTTCAGTTGCTAACTTGCTATAGTGATTAAAATGCACATGGGCATTGTGGAAGATGGAATAAGAAACTGAAACTAGCAGGTTTTTtagattaattattatcattttttattacttATTGTATAATATAATGTGCATGTCTGTACTCTGCATACACATATACTTAAATTTTTTATAAAAACAAGCACCTTAATATATTAATAAAGTTTGAAGCTTTTGGACCTTGAGACACCAAAAAATCTATAAAGTTTGAAGCTTGTGGACCTTGAGATAACATTGAGAACT is from Rutidosis leptorrhynchoides isolate AG116_Rl617_1_P2 chromosome 10, CSIRO_AGI_Rlap_v1, whole genome shotgun sequence and encodes:
- the LOC139871683 gene encoding major pollen allergen Ole e 10-like → MSPFLLKILLLVLLVMVVCPQTSKGEFEQWCIADSQATDAELQAAMDYTCGEGGADCSKIQENQSCYIPNTLKDHASFAFNSYYQKFKHIGASCYFHSAAMTTEKDPSHGACQYDYNP